A genomic region of Vitis riparia cultivar Riparia Gloire de Montpellier isolate 1030 unplaced genomic scaffold, EGFV_Vit.rip_1.0 scaffold730_pilon_pilon, whole genome shotgun sequence contains the following coding sequences:
- the LOC117910399 gene encoding uncharacterized protein LOC117910399: MKRERSRKCAYQKYHGHTMEQYKCLHYLVKRLIRVGHVKQYVRTTGEQRKTTRDLASQVPTTSVAPRVVINYIHGGLVDEKYNSKRKKAKVALHGLPEGTNQLHPTQFVRWGACPMDGTITFLPINANQVLQPHKDALILTLRINRFDVRRVLIDPGSADVNLQINGTSTIFPRKPKTDTV, translated from the coding sequence ATGAAACGGGAGCGGAGCCGGAAGTGTGCCTATCAAAAATATCATGGTCACACCATGGAACAATACAAATGTCTCCACTACTTAGTGAAGAGACTAATCAGGGTTGGGCACGTCAAACAATACGTTCGCACAACTGGAGAACAAAGGAAAACAACTCGAGATTTGGCCAGCCAAGTCCCTACGACTTCAGTAGCCCCTAGGGTTGTCATCAACTACATTCATGGGGGCCTCGTTGATGAGAAATACAactctaaaagaaaaaaggcaaagGTTGCTTTGCACGGCCTCCCTGAGGGAACAAATCAGCTTCATCCAACACAATTTGTCAGATGGGGTGCCTGCCCAATGGACGGCACAATCACCTTCCTGCCAATAAACGCCAATCAGGTCCTACAACCTCACAAAGACGCCCTGATCTTGACACTAAGGATAAACCGGTTTGATGTTAGAAGAGTTTTGATCGATCCGGGTAGCGCAGATGTCAACCTACAGATAAATGGGACTTCTACAATATTCCCTAGAAAACCCAAGACGGATACTGTTTAG
- the LOC117910400 gene encoding uncharacterized protein LOC117910400, whose translation MTITITITIIVTMTVSITVTDTITITVTITITIMVTVTITVTITVMVTITVTITVTVIVTITVTITVTVTVTVTITVIVTITVIITVTITIIVTFTITIIVIVAMTVTFTVTSTITVTIVVTISVSIIVTDIITIIVTIIIMVTVTVTVIVTIIDIVTVTDTVTVTITITVIVSITVTITITIIVIVIVTITLTITVTITFIVTVTITVTVTITIIVSVTVTITVTITITIKVTVTVTVTTIIIVIVIVTITITVTVTVTITVIIIISVIVTITVTVIITATNTVSITITVTVIIIVTITVIVIVNITVTVTVTVTVTVTFTVTVTVIMTIIFTLTVIVIVTVTVIIIINVIINITVTVTIVITITVIVTVMVIVTIIISITIFVTITVTVKVTVTVTVIVTFIVTVTIIVTVTITFNVIVTVSVTFTIIVTITVTVINIITVIVIITVTVHDTVIFTIFVTVTVIVIVTITITVTVTVSFTITVIVTIIVFVIITITITVTLTVTIIVIVTVTITITVTVIVTVTITITLSVIVTIVVAITLTINVTVTVTVTAIVIDTITVTIIFTITVTVIVTVTFTVIVTVTITIIVTLTVIVTINVTVSITIIVTVSVTISIIVIVTIIMIVTVIIFIIVTVNVTVTVTITVTITITVTVIIIVTVTVTITIIVIITHTVIVIITLTITITIFDTIIITVTFTVIIIVTLTITVIVIVTITITIIVTITITLIITMTVTDTVTVTITITVIVTISVIVIITITVIVSIIITITLILTVIMIVIVTFTITVTITVTITIIVTLIVTVTITVTVTIIVTITVTVTITVTITVTITIIVTITFTVIVIVTVTITVIVTITLTVTVTVTISISITFTVSITVTITITIIVNIIVTVTVTITITVTITVTVTIALSTTVTASTTVTIAVTVTVTVTVIITVTITITITLTVIVTITITITITVNVTITVTVTVTVTSTITVTIIVMITITVVVIATVSVSVTVTITVIVTITETIIVTVTINVIAIVTIIVIGSVTISITIIVTITIIISIIIIVTVNVTVTVTITVSITVTITVTITVTITITVTITVTVTVIVTIIVTVIIIITVTITFTVIITVTITLTVTVTVIIIITVIITDDIIVTVIVTVTVTVTVIITVIIIVIVAISVTITVTVTMTFNIIVTVTIIMTIIITLSVVVTVIVIVAVIITIIVTMTVIATVAVTITVTITVTITITVTIIITVTITVMVIVTITVTVTITITVTVIVTVTIMVTVHDIVTITVTIPITVTLPITVTVTITITVTVTLTITVTITVTITVIVSVTFIILVTITTIVTATIIFIVTVIVIVTITITIFRTVTITVTVIVTVTISVTVIVIVAVTITVIVTITVTVIVTITLIITITVTDTVTVTVTITVPVTVTVTVTDTVTVAATLIITMTVIDIVTVTITITVTVTITVTVTVIVIVIVTVIFTVIDTITVIMTVTVIAITVTITIVITLAVTITVIVIVIVAITVTVTVTITITVIITVTITVTVTVIVTIIITITITVIVTITITIHQNSSPLDPMLKWKDDESRIENPLDVLAHKEYGVPLLYVGLPEYHGIHLW comes from the exons atGACCATTACCATTACTATTACCATCATTGTTACCATGACCGTTTCCATTACAGTTACTGATACCATTACCATCACTGttactattactattactatcatggttaccgttaccattactGTTACTATCACTGTAATGGTTACCATTACTGTTACTATTACTGTCACTGTTATAGTTACCATTACTGTCACTATTACGgttaccgttaccgttactGTTACTATCACCGTTATcgttaccattaccgttatCATTACCGTCACCATAACCATTATCGTCACCTTTACCATCACCATTATTGTGATCGTTGCCATGACCGTGACCTTTACCGTAACTAGTACCATAACCGTCACCATTGTCGTCACTATTAGTGTTTCCATTATCGTCACCGACATCATCACTATTATTGTGACAATTATCATTATGGTTACGGTGACCGTTACAGTGATCGTCACCATAATCGATATCGTCACTGTTACTGATACAGTGACTGTCACCATTACCATTACCGTTATTGTTTCcatcaccgttaccattaccatcaccATAATCGTTATCGTCATTGTTACCATCACCCTTACCATCACTGTTACCATCACCTTTATCGTCACCGTTACTATCACCGTCACTGTTACAATTACCATTATTGTCTCCGTCACCGTTACGATTACCGTTACCATAACTATAACCATTAAAGTGACCGTTACTGTGACAGTTACGACTATCATCATTGTTATCGTTATcgttaccattaccattaccGTTACTGTTACTGTCACCATTACCGTGATCATTATCATCTCTGTTATCGTCACCATTACTGTCACCGTTATCATCACTGCTACCAATACTGTTTCCATCACCATCACCGTTACCGTCATCATCATCGTTACCATCACAGTCATCGTTATCGTCAACATTACCGTGACCGTGACCGTGaccgttaccgttaccgttaccTTCACCGTCACTGTTACCGTCATCATGACAATTATCTTCACCCTTACTGTTATCGTCATTGTTACTGTTACTGTCATCATTATCATCAATGTTATCATTAACATCACCGTTACCGTGACTATTGTCATTACCATCACTGTTATCGTTACCGTTATGGTAATCGTGACCATTATCATCAGCATTACCATTTTCGTCACCATTACAGTTACCGTTAAAgttaccgtcaccgttaccgTCATCGTTACCTTCATCGTTACTGTTACTATCATCGTTACTGTCACTATTACCTTCAACGTCATCGTTACCGTTTCCGTTACCTTTACCATTATCGTTACCATTACTGTCACCGTTATCAATATCATCACCGTTATCGTTATCATTACCGTTACCGTCCATGATACCGTTATCTTCACCATTTTCGTGACCGTTACCGTCATCGTCATCGTTACTattaccatcaccgttaccgttaccgtCTCTTTTACCATCACTGTTATCGTTACcattattgtttttgttattataacCATCACCATTACCGTTACTCTAACCGTTACCATTATCGTGATCGTTACTGTAaccattaccatcaccgttaccgttATCGTAACCGTCACAATTACCATTACTCTGTCCGTCATTGTTACCATTGTCGTTGCCATCACCCTAACCATTAACGTCACTGTTACTGTCACGGTTACTGCTATTGTCATCGACACCATCACCGTTACTATTATCTTTACAATAACCGTCACCGTTATTGTTACCGTCACCTTCACCGTTATTGTTACAGTTACTATTACCATTATCGTCACCCTAACCGTTATCGTCACTATAAACGTTACCGTTTCAATTACTATCATTGTTACCGTTAGCGTCACCATTTCTATTATCGTCATCGTGACCATCATCATGATCGTCACTGTTATCATCTTCATTATCGTCACCGTTAACGTCACTGTGACTGTCACCATCACCgttaccatcaccattaccgTTACAGTCATCATTATTGTTACtgtcaccgttaccattaccatcATCGTTATCATTACCCACACCGTTATAGTTATCATTACCCTTACCATTACTATTACCATCTTCGATACTATTATCATAACCGTTACTTTCACCGTCATCATAATTGTTACCCTAACCATTACTGTCATCGTCATCgttaccattaccatcaccattATCGTCACCATTACCATTACTCTCATCATTACTATGACTGTTACTGATACAGTGACCgttaccatcaccattaccgTCATAGTCACCATTTCAGTTATAGTCATCATCACCATTACCGTTAttgtttctattattattaccattactCTAATCCTTACCGTTATCATGATTGTTATCGTAACTTTTACCATCACTGTTACCATTACTGTCACCATTACCATCATCGTTACCTTGATCGTGACTGTGACCATTACCGTAACAGTCACTATTATCGTCACTATTACAGTTACCGTCACTATAACTGTCaccatcaccgttaccattaccattaTCGTGACCATAACCTTTACTGTAATCGTTATCGTAACCGTTACTATAACCGTTATTGTCACCATCACTCTTACCGTCACTGTTACTGTTACCATCTCCATTTCCATCACCTTTACCGTCTCTATTACTGTCACCATAACAATTACCATTATCGTTAATATTATCGTCACCGTTACCGTGACCATTACCATTACtgttaccattaccgttacaGTGACCATAGCCCTTAGCACTACCGTTACTGCTTCTACCACCGTCACCATAGCCGTTACAGTCACCGTCACCGTCACTGTTATTATCACCGTCACTATTACAATTACCATTACTCTGACCGTCATtgttaccattaccattaccatcaccATAACCGTTAATGTCACTATTACTGTCACGGTTACCGTTACCGTCACCAGTACCATCACCGTTACTATTATCGTTATGATAACCATCACCGTCGTTGTTATTGCTACCGTTAGCGTTAGCGTTACCGTCACCATAACCGTTATCGTGACCATTACCGAGACAATTATCGTTACCGTCACTATAAACGTTATCGCTATTGTTACTATCATCGTTATTGGTAGCGTCACCATTTCTATTACCATCATTGTGACCATCACTATTATAATCTCCATTATCATTATCGTCACCGTTAACGTCACTGTGACCGTCACCATCACTGTTAGCATCACCGTTACTATCACcgttaccatcaccgttaccatcaccattaccgTCACTATTACCGTGACCGTGACCGTGATTGTTACCATCATTGTTACCGTCATCATTATCATAACCGTTACCATTACCTTTACCGTTATCATAACCGTTACTATCACTCTTACTGTAACCGTTACCGTTATCATCATCATTACCGTTATAATTACCGACGACATTATCGTCACTGTTATCGTGACTGTTACCGTCACCGTCACTGTTATCATTACAGTTATCATTATCGTTATCGTAGCCATTAGTGTCACTATTACAGTCACCGTTACCATGACCTTCAACATAATCGTCACTGTTACCATCATCATGACCATTATCATCACCCTTTCCGTTGTGGTTACCGTCATCGTCATCGTCGCTGTTATCATCACTATTATCGTTACTATGACTGTTATCGCCACTGTTGCtgttaccatcaccgttactATTACTGTCACCATTACTATTACTGTCACCATTATCATCACTGTTACCATTACCGTTATGGTTATCGTCACCATTACTGTTACTgttaccattaccatcaccgttaccgttATCGTCACCGTTACGATTATGGTTACTGTCCACGATATcgttaccattaccgttaccATCCCCATCACAGTCACCCTTCCCATTACCGTTACAGTCACGATCACCATCACTGTCACCGTTACCCTTACTATTACTGTTACCATCACCGTAACCATTACTGTCATTGTTTCCGTCACCTTTATCATTCTAGTCACCATTACCACCATTGTCACTGCCACCATTATTTTTATCGTCACCGTTATCGTGATTGTGACAATTACCATTACCATTTTCAGAACCGTCACTATTACCGTGACTGTGATCGTTACCGTGACCATTTCAGTCACTGTTATAGTTATCGTTGccgttaccattaccgttatTGTTACCATCACTGTTACTGTGATCGTTACCATTACTCTCATCATTACTATAACAGTTACCGATACAGTGACCGTTACCGTCACCATCACCGTCCCAGTTACCGTTACTGTTACCGTCACTGATACCGTTACCGTTGCCGCTACTCTCATCATTACTATGACTGTTATTGATATAGTGACCgttaccatcaccattaccgTGACCGTGACCATTACTGTCACTGTTACCGTTATAGTCATCGTCATTGTCACCGTCATATTCACCGTTATTGATACCATTACCGTTATCATGACCGTCACCGTAATCGCCATTACTGTCACCATCACCATCGTCATTACCCTCGCTGTCACCATCACCGTTATCGTCATTGTGATAGTTGCCATTACCGTCACAGTTACCGTCACTATTACCATTACCGTTATcatcaccgttaccattaccgtcaccgttacGGTTATTGTCACCATTATCATTACCATCACCATTACGGTTATCGTCACCATTACCATTACCATCCATCAAAACTCCTCTCCTCTAGACccaatgctgaagtggaaagat GATGAGTCCAGAATCGAAAATCCTCTGGACGTGCTGGCTCATAAGGAATATGGAGTGCCTCTGCTATATGTCGGGCTCCCAGAATACCATGGCATCCATCTATGGTAA